Proteins encoded by one window of Conger conger chromosome 1, fConCon1.1, whole genome shotgun sequence:
- the ak7b gene encoding adenylate kinase 7 isoform X2 gives MEDGDEASRPHTKRVFINRIDSYSSKWIAKFLSTCVVGASLEEAEEGEMEEEDSLSNEQKSKLQKGTFEIVGTTLSKAEEKLSFATEEYHSMNREELLLKLMECDIIIYNVTENTDQIDEASWAISALHAALDDFNDPKMFILISTVMTWVMSRPIDPEQPEIPFSEEDYRRRRPHPNFKDHISVEKLVIKMGKTDKSKFDSYVVASGLQYGMGENIFHFFFKTSWMGEVSEIPVFGAGDNIVPTIHVNDLASVIQNIIDFKPKTHYLVAVDESKNTLEDIMKVISQVLGPGKIQNVPKEDAFLTKDLAQTDIDSLFMNLRMEAIALKESLNVQWVCESGMVENIDLVVEQYRQTRGLLPIRTCILGPPAVGKSTVAEKICKHYKLHHIKVKDAITECIAHLETLTQLADEENEDDDMAASQEFLEGLKENMDQNGGRLDDQFLIRVMREKLNSTPCRNQGFVLDGFPKTYDQAKELFSDEFLKTRVLNLPESAVEGTHYTQDQFPRRLASFRESNIEDETVLNYFDELEIHLEHIEITSSDDLDYLVVMEKITNVVGTERNYGRTAEEVEEEERRTADSRLKQLAAERAEIERREEEELANRAARWEEWSKHTEEVQTVEQELLDAQTAPLRSYLMKNVMPTLTQGLIECCKAKPDDPVDFLAEYLFNNNPQV, from the exons ATGGAAGACGGAGACGAAGCAAGCAGACCCCACACCAAAAGGGTTTTTATCAATCGTATCGACTCCTACTCATCAAAATGGATCGCAAAG TTTTTGTCTACCTGTGTTGTTGGAGCATCACTGGAGGAGGCTGAGGAGGGTGAGATGGAAGAAGAAGATAGTTTGTCTAATGAACAAAAATCTAAACTACAGAAAGGCACTTTTGAAATAGTTGGAACCACTTTAAGCAAAGCTGAGGAGAAATTGAGTTTTGCAACCGAAGAGTATCAT TCAATGAACCGGGAAGAACTTCTCCTGAAGCTGATGGAATGTGATATTATTATCTACAATGTCACTGAAAACACTGACCAGATAGATGAGGCATCTTGGGCAATTTCAG CCCTACATGCAGCCCTGGACGATTTTAATGACCCAAAGATGTTCATCTTGATATCAACTGTGATGACCTGGGTCATGAGCAGGCCCATTGATCCA GAACAACCTGAGATTCCTTTCAGTGAAGAAGACTACCGAAGAAGGCGACCTCATCCAAATTTTAAAGATCATATCAGTGTGGAGAAACTTGTTATTAAAATGGGAAAGACA gacaAGTCCAAGTTTGATAGTTATGTTGTAGCCTCGGGCCTTCAGTATGGGATGGGCGAGAACATTTTTCACTTCTTTTTCAAG aCTTCTTGGATGGGAGAGGTTTCAGAAATTCCTGTCTTTGGAGCAGGGGACAATATCGTTCCTACCATTCATGTCAACGACTTGGCCAG TGTGATACAGAACATTATTGATTTCAAGCCAAAGACACACTACTTAGTTGCTGTGGATGAGTCCAAGAATACATTAGAAGACATTATGAAA gtGATAAGTCAAGTTCTAGGACCAGGAAAAATCCAGAATGTCCCAAAAGAAGATGCATTCCTCACAAAAGATTTAGCA caAACAGACATTGATTCTCTCTTCATGAATCTGCGAATGGAAGCTATCGCTCTGAAGGAGAGCCTGAATGTCCAGTGGGTGTGTGAATCTGGAATGGTTGAAAACATTGACCTCGTTGTGGAGCAATACAGACAGACCAGGGGGCTACTG CCAATCCGTACCTGTATCCTGGGACCTCCTGCTGTTGGGAAGAGTACTGTCGCAGAGAAGATCTGTAAACATTACAAACTGCATCACATCAAAGTCAAAGATGCcattactgaatgcattgcacaCCTG GAGACACTGACTCAGTTGGCAGATGAGGAAAATGAAGACGATGACATGGCTGCTTCACAAGAATTCTTGGAAGGTCTAAAGGAAAACATGGACCAGAATGGAG GACGGCTGGATGACCAATTTCTTATTCGAGTCATGAGAGAGAAACTCAATTCTACCCCTTGCAGAAATCAAGGATTTGTTCTGGATGGGTTTCCTAAAACATATGATCAAGCCAAGGAGCTGTTCAGTG ATGAATTTTTGAAGACCCGTGTGCTTAATCTGCCAGAGAGTGCAGTTGAGGGCACTCACTACACACAGGACCAATTTCCCCGCCGACTGGCAAGCTTCCGAGAAAGCAACATTGAAGATGAAACAGTGCTCAACTATTTTGATGAGCTGGAAATTCATTTGGAGCACATTG AAATTACCAGCAGCGATGACTTGGACTACTTGGTTGTGATGGAGAAAATCACCAATGTTGTGGGGACTGAAAGAAACTACGGCCGCACCgcagaggaggtggaggaggaggagcggaggaCTGCTGACTCGAGGCTGAAGCAGCTGGCAGCCGAAAGGGCTGAGAtcgagagaagagaagaagaggagTTGGCCAATAGGGCTGCACGATGGGAGGAGTGG AGCAAACACACGGAGGAGGTACAGACAGTGGAGCAGGAATTGCTGGACGCCCAGACGGCTCCTTTGCGAAGTTATCTCATGAAGAATGTCATGCCAACCCTCACCCAAGGGCTAATAGAGTGCTGCAAAGCTAAACCTGATGATCCCGTTGATTTTCTG gCAGAATATCTGTTCAACAACAACCCTCAAGTGTGA
- the ak7b gene encoding adenylate kinase 7 isoform X1 translates to MEDGDEASRPHTKRVFINRIDSYSSKWIAKFLSTCVVGASLEEAEEGEMEEEDSLSNEQKSKLQKGTFEIVGTTLSKAEEKLSFATEEYHSMNREELLLKLMECDIIIYNVTENTDQIDEASWAISALHAALDDFNDPKMFILISTVMTWVMSRPIDPEQPEIPFSEEDYRRRRPHPNFKDHISVEKLVIKMGKTDKSKFDSYVVASGLQYGMGENIFHFFFKTSWMGEVSEIPVFGAGDNIVPTIHVNDLASVIQNIIDFKPKTHYLVAVDESKNTLEDIMKVISQVLGPGKIQNVPKEDAFLTKDLAQTDIDSLFMNLRMEAIALKESLNVQWVCESGMVENIDLVVEQYRQTRGLLPIRTCILGPPAVGKSTVAEKICKHYKLHHIKVKDAITECIAHLETLTQLADEENEDDDMAASQEFLEGLKENMDQNGGRLDDQFLIRVMREKLNSTPCRNQGFVLDGFPKTYDQAKELFSADEDEPEDTGSKVPPFNKKIIPEHILSLNATDEFLKTRVLNLPESAVEGTHYTQDQFPRRLASFRESNIEDETVLNYFDELEIHLEHIEITSSDDLDYLVVMEKITNVVGTERNYGRTAEEVEEEERRTADSRLKQLAAERAEIERREEEELANRAARWEEWSKHTEEVQTVEQELLDAQTAPLRSYLMKNVMPTLTQGLIECCKAKPDDPVDFLAEYLFNNNPQV, encoded by the exons ATGGAAGACGGAGACGAAGCAAGCAGACCCCACACCAAAAGGGTTTTTATCAATCGTATCGACTCCTACTCATCAAAATGGATCGCAAAG TTTTTGTCTACCTGTGTTGTTGGAGCATCACTGGAGGAGGCTGAGGAGGGTGAGATGGAAGAAGAAGATAGTTTGTCTAATGAACAAAAATCTAAACTACAGAAAGGCACTTTTGAAATAGTTGGAACCACTTTAAGCAAAGCTGAGGAGAAATTGAGTTTTGCAACCGAAGAGTATCAT TCAATGAACCGGGAAGAACTTCTCCTGAAGCTGATGGAATGTGATATTATTATCTACAATGTCACTGAAAACACTGACCAGATAGATGAGGCATCTTGGGCAATTTCAG CCCTACATGCAGCCCTGGACGATTTTAATGACCCAAAGATGTTCATCTTGATATCAACTGTGATGACCTGGGTCATGAGCAGGCCCATTGATCCA GAACAACCTGAGATTCCTTTCAGTGAAGAAGACTACCGAAGAAGGCGACCTCATCCAAATTTTAAAGATCATATCAGTGTGGAGAAACTTGTTATTAAAATGGGAAAGACA gacaAGTCCAAGTTTGATAGTTATGTTGTAGCCTCGGGCCTTCAGTATGGGATGGGCGAGAACATTTTTCACTTCTTTTTCAAG aCTTCTTGGATGGGAGAGGTTTCAGAAATTCCTGTCTTTGGAGCAGGGGACAATATCGTTCCTACCATTCATGTCAACGACTTGGCCAG TGTGATACAGAACATTATTGATTTCAAGCCAAAGACACACTACTTAGTTGCTGTGGATGAGTCCAAGAATACATTAGAAGACATTATGAAA gtGATAAGTCAAGTTCTAGGACCAGGAAAAATCCAGAATGTCCCAAAAGAAGATGCATTCCTCACAAAAGATTTAGCA caAACAGACATTGATTCTCTCTTCATGAATCTGCGAATGGAAGCTATCGCTCTGAAGGAGAGCCTGAATGTCCAGTGGGTGTGTGAATCTGGAATGGTTGAAAACATTGACCTCGTTGTGGAGCAATACAGACAGACCAGGGGGCTACTG CCAATCCGTACCTGTATCCTGGGACCTCCTGCTGTTGGGAAGAGTACTGTCGCAGAGAAGATCTGTAAACATTACAAACTGCATCACATCAAAGTCAAAGATGCcattactgaatgcattgcacaCCTG GAGACACTGACTCAGTTGGCAGATGAGGAAAATGAAGACGATGACATGGCTGCTTCACAAGAATTCTTGGAAGGTCTAAAGGAAAACATGGACCAGAATGGAG GACGGCTGGATGACCAATTTCTTATTCGAGTCATGAGAGAGAAACTCAATTCTACCCCTTGCAGAAATCAAGGATTTGTTCTGGATGGGTTTCCTAAAACATATGATCAAGCCAAGGAGCTGTTCAGTG ctGATGAGGATGAACCAGAGGATACTGGGTCGAAAGTACCCCCTTTCAACAAAAAGATAATTCCAG AGCATATTTTGTCTCTGAATGCCACAGATGAATTTTTGAAGACCCGTGTGCTTAATCTGCCAGAGAGTGCAGTTGAGGGCACTCACTACACACAGGACCAATTTCCCCGCCGACTGGCAAGCTTCCGAGAAAGCAACATTGAAGATGAAACAGTGCTCAACTATTTTGATGAGCTGGAAATTCATTTGGAGCACATTG AAATTACCAGCAGCGATGACTTGGACTACTTGGTTGTGATGGAGAAAATCACCAATGTTGTGGGGACTGAAAGAAACTACGGCCGCACCgcagaggaggtggaggaggaggagcggaggaCTGCTGACTCGAGGCTGAAGCAGCTGGCAGCCGAAAGGGCTGAGAtcgagagaagagaagaagaggagTTGGCCAATAGGGCTGCACGATGGGAGGAGTGG AGCAAACACACGGAGGAGGTACAGACAGTGGAGCAGGAATTGCTGGACGCCCAGACGGCTCCTTTGCGAAGTTATCTCATGAAGAATGTCATGCCAACCCTCACCCAAGGGCTAATAGAGTGCTGCAAAGCTAAACCTGATGATCCCGTTGATTTTCTG gCAGAATATCTGTTCAACAACAACCCTCAAGTGTGA